From a single Pseudomonas serboccidentalis genomic region:
- a CDS encoding Na/Pi cotransporter family protein encodes MLTLLNLLSAVALLIWGTHIVRTGILRVYGTNLRHVIGQNMSRRWLAFVAGIVVTAMVQSSNATAMLVTSFVGQGLMALTPALATMLGADVGTALMARVLTFDLSWLSPLLIFLGVIFFLSRKQTRLGQMGRVAIGLGLIILALQLIVEAAAPITHAQGVKVIFASLTGDILLDALVGALFAMISYSSLAAVLLTATLAGASVISLPVAIGLVIGANIGSGVLAFMSTSMQNAAGRQVALGSLLYKLIGLLLIIPVLDPLVHWMDGLDFSPQEMVIGFHLLYNTVRCLILLPSVSPMARLCAWLLPERPEVNGTAKPRHLDLTALSTPSLALANAARETLRMGDLIDNMLDATLDVLRGKQTAVTQEMRRLTDDVEALYSAIKLYLAQMPREDLGEQDSRRWAETIELAINLKLASDLIERMLRKVQQQKTSQRRSFSEEGLEDLAGLHQQLIANLRLGLSVFLSGDKESARQLLREKRRFRAQERRLAHAHVSRLQRKIVQSLETSSLHLELIADMKRLNSLFCSSAYVVLETADTGALEADDIADITHSP; translated from the coding sequence ATGCTCACCCTGCTCAATTTGCTCTCTGCCGTGGCCCTGCTGATCTGGGGCACGCACATCGTCCGAACCGGCATCCTGCGCGTGTACGGCACCAACCTGCGCCATGTGATCGGCCAGAACATGTCCAGGCGCTGGCTCGCGTTCGTCGCCGGCATCGTTGTCACAGCGATGGTGCAGAGCAGCAACGCCACGGCCATGCTCGTTACTTCCTTCGTCGGTCAGGGCCTGATGGCGCTGACCCCGGCGCTGGCAACCATGCTCGGTGCCGATGTCGGTACCGCGCTGATGGCGCGGGTGCTGACGTTCGACCTGTCGTGGCTGTCGCCGCTGCTGATTTTTCTTGGGGTGATTTTCTTTCTCTCACGCAAACAGACGCGGCTCGGGCAGATGGGCCGGGTGGCGATCGGTCTGGGGTTGATCATTCTGGCGTTGCAACTGATCGTCGAAGCCGCCGCACCGATCACTCACGCCCAAGGAGTGAAGGTGATCTTCGCCTCGCTGACCGGCGATATCCTGCTCGATGCCCTGGTCGGCGCGCTGTTCGCGATGATTTCCTACTCCAGCCTCGCTGCCGTGCTGCTGACCGCGACGCTGGCCGGCGCCAGTGTGATCAGTCTGCCGGTGGCGATCGGCCTGGTGATCGGCGCCAACATCGGCAGCGGCGTGCTGGCGTTCATGAGTACCAGTATGCAGAACGCGGCCGGGCGCCAAGTGGCGCTGGGCAGCCTGTTGTACAAGCTGATCGGGCTGTTGCTGATCATTCCGGTGCTCGATCCGTTGGTGCACTGGATGGACGGTCTGGATTTCAGCCCGCAGGAAATGGTCATCGGCTTCCACCTGCTCTACAACACTGTGCGCTGCCTGATTCTGCTGCCCAGCGTCTCGCCGATGGCGCGCCTGTGCGCCTGGCTGTTGCCGGAGCGCCCGGAGGTCAACGGCACTGCCAAGCCGCGACATCTGGATCTGACCGCGTTGTCGACGCCAAGCCTGGCGCTGGCCAACGCCGCCCGCGAGACCCTGCGCATGGGCGACCTGATCGACAACATGCTCGACGCCACCCTCGACGTGTTGCGCGGCAAGCAGACCGCCGTTACCCAAGAGATGCGCCGTCTGACCGATGACGTCGAAGCCCTGTACAGCGCGATCAAGCTGTACCTGGCGCAAATGCCCCGCGAGGACCTCGGCGAGCAGGACAGTCGGCGCTGGGCGGAGACCATCGAGCTGGCAATCAACCTGAAACTGGCCAGCGACCTGATCGAACGCATGCTGCGCAAGGTGCAGCAGCAGAAAACCTCACAACGTCGCTCGTTTTCCGAGGAAGGTCTGGAAGATCTGGCCGGGCTGCATCAGCAGCTGATCGCCAATTTGCGCCTGGGGCTGTCGGTGTTTCTCAGCGGCGACAAGGAAAGCGCTCGTCAGCTATTGCGCGAAAAACGTCGCTTCCGCGCACAGGAGCGCCGTTTGGCCCATGCCCATGTCAGCCGTTTGCAACGTAAGATCGTGCAGAGTCTGGAAACCAGTTCGCTGCACCTGGAGCTGATTGCGGATATGAAGCGCTTGAATTCGCTGTTTTGCAGCAGTGCTTACGTGGTGCTGGAAACGGCGGATACCGGGGCGCTGGAAGCGGATGATATTGCCGACATTACGCATTCGCCTTGA
- a CDS encoding CitMHS family transporter, producing the protein MLTFLGFAMVITFMFLIMTKRLSALIALIIIPILFALFGGFAPKIGPMMLEGITKLAPTGVMLMFAILYFALMIDSGLFDPAVRKILKLVKGDPLKVSVGTAVLALVVSLDGDGATTYMICVAAMLPLYSRIGMSPRIMAGLIILAGGVMNMTPWGGPTARAASALHVDPSDIFVPMIPAMAAGVVAILIIAYFYGKRERARLGELHLIGDEIDHSEISVSQFPDARRPKLIWFNGLLTLALMCTLIAGLLPLPVLFMVAFSIAMIVNYPCLQMQKDRVAAHAGSVLSVVSLIFAAGIFTGILSGTGMVDAMSKSLLAVIPDFLGPYLAVITALVSMPFTFFMSNDAFYYGVLPVLSEAASHYGITAVEMARASIVGQPVHLLSPLVPSTYLLVALAGIEFGDHQRFTLKWAVLVCLCILVAALLLGTFPLFSTL; encoded by the coding sequence ATGCTGACTTTCCTTGGCTTTGCCATGGTCATCACGTTCATGTTCCTGATCATGACCAAGCGCCTGTCTGCGCTGATCGCCCTGATCATCATCCCGATCCTGTTCGCGCTGTTCGGTGGCTTTGCGCCGAAGATTGGCCCGATGATGCTCGAAGGCATCACCAAGCTCGCGCCGACCGGCGTGATGCTGATGTTCGCCATTCTGTACTTCGCCCTGATGATCGACTCCGGCCTGTTCGACCCGGCCGTGCGCAAGATCCTCAAACTGGTCAAGGGCGACCCGTTGAAAGTTTCGGTCGGTACCGCCGTGCTGGCGCTCGTCGTTTCCCTCGATGGTGACGGCGCGACCACTTACATGATCTGCGTGGCCGCCATGCTGCCGCTGTACAGCCGTATCGGCATGAGCCCGCGAATCATGGCCGGTCTGATCATCCTCGCCGGTGGCGTGATGAACATGACCCCCTGGGGCGGCCCGACCGCCCGTGCCGCGAGTGCGCTGCACGTGGACCCGTCGGACATCTTCGTGCCGATGATTCCGGCGATGGCCGCTGGCGTGGTGGCGATCCTGATCATTGCCTACTTCTACGGCAAACGTGAACGGGCGCGTCTGGGTGAATTGCACCTGATCGGCGACGAGATCGACCACAGTGAAATCAGTGTGTCGCAGTTCCCGGATGCCCGTCGTCCGAAGCTGATCTGGTTCAACGGCCTGCTGACCCTGGCGCTGATGTGCACCCTGATCGCCGGCCTGCTGCCGCTGCCGGTGCTGTTCATGGTGGCGTTCAGTATCGCGATGATCGTCAACTACCCGTGCCTGCAAATGCAGAAGGACCGCGTTGCGGCCCACGCCGGCAGCGTGCTGTCGGTGGTCAGTCTGATTTTCGCTGCGGGTATCTTCACCGGTATCCTGTCCGGAACCGGCATGGTCGACGCCATGTCGAAAAGTCTGCTGGCAGTGATTCCGGACTTCCTCGGCCCGTATCTGGCGGTGATCACGGCGCTGGTGAGCATGCCGTTCACGTTCTTCATGTCGAACGACGCGTTCTACTACGGCGTGTTGCCGGTGCTCTCCGAAGCGGCCAGCCATTACGGTATCACCGCCGTGGAAATGGCCCGTGCCTCGATCGTCGGTCAGCCCGTCCACCTGCTGAGTCCACTGGTTCCGTCGACTTACCTGCTGGTGGCTTTGGCCGGTATCGAATTCGGTGACCACCAGCGTTTCACCTTGAAGTGGGCAGTGCTGGTCTGCCTGTGCATACTAGTGGCCGCCTTGCTGCTGGGAACGTTCCCGCTGTTCAGCACGTTGTAA
- a CDS encoding DOPA 4,5-dioxygenase family protein, whose translation MHTIKGYHAHIYYDASTLAQARALCEQAAQTFALQMGRMHERPVGPHPDWSCQLAFGPALIGEVLPWLALNRKGLVVFLHPDTGDDLLDHTEHAIWMGAIRPLDLSIF comes from the coding sequence ATGCACACGATCAAGGGCTACCACGCCCATATCTATTACGACGCCAGCACCCTTGCTCAGGCCCGAGCCTTGTGCGAACAGGCGGCACAGACCTTTGCCTTGCAGATGGGCCGAATGCACGAGCGCCCGGTCGGTCCGCACCCGGACTGGAGCTGCCAGTTGGCCTTCGGCCCGGCGCTGATCGGCGAGGTGCTGCCGTGGCTGGCGCTCAATCGCAAGGGGCTGGTGGTGTTCCTGCACCCGGACACCGGCGATGATCTGCTCGACCACACCGAGCATGCGATCTGGATGGGGGCGATACGTCCTTTGGATCTGTCTATTTTTTGA
- a CDS encoding TerC family protein: MDWLTNPEIWVAFFTLTALEIVLGIDNIIMISILVSRMPKHMQQRTRIFGLGLAMITRILLLLSITWVMRLTADLFVVFGQGISGRDLILFFGGLFLLWKSSQEMYHGLEGEDESGDEPSGKGGNFLYTIIQIAIIDIVFSLDSVITAVGMVSHVPVMVAAIVVAVLVMMAASGKISEFIDKHPSLKMLALSFLLVVGTVLIAESFDVHVPKGYVYFAMAFSLAVEAINIKMRTAIAKKKKQQDPVKLRKDIPGQ; encoded by the coding sequence ATGGATTGGCTGACCAACCCCGAAATCTGGGTTGCCTTCTTTACCCTGACCGCCCTGGAAATCGTTCTGGGCATCGATAACATCATCATGATTTCGATCCTGGTCAGCCGCATGCCCAAGCACATGCAGCAGCGCACGCGGATCTTCGGGCTTGGCCTGGCGATGATCACGCGGATCCTGTTGCTGCTGTCGATCACCTGGGTCATGCGCCTGACCGCCGACCTGTTCGTGGTGTTCGGCCAGGGCATTTCCGGTCGCGACCTGATCCTGTTCTTCGGTGGCCTGTTTCTCCTGTGGAAGAGCTCGCAAGAGATGTATCACGGGCTGGAAGGCGAAGACGAAAGCGGCGACGAGCCTTCGGGCAAGGGCGGCAACTTCCTCTACACCATCATCCAGATCGCGATCATCGACATCGTGTTCTCGCTGGACTCGGTGATCACCGCCGTCGGCATGGTGTCCCACGTGCCGGTCATGGTCGCTGCAATCGTCGTCGCGGTGCTGGTGATGATGGCCGCCTCGGGCAAGATCAGCGAATTCATCGACAAACATCCATCGCTGAAAATGCTCGCGCTGTCGTTCCTGCTGGTGGTCGGTACCGTGCTGATCGCCGAATCCTTCGATGTGCACGTACCGAAAGGCTACGTCTACTTCGCCATGGCGTTCTCGCTGGCGGTTGAAGCGATCAACATCAAGATGCGCACCGCGATTGCGAAGAAGAAAAAACAGCAGGACCCGGTGAAACTGCGCAAGGACATTCCGGGGCAGTAA
- the choX gene encoding choline ABC transporter substrate-binding protein, whose translation MRKLSTALTIGLLALGSASAFAEQSCETVKMADPGWSDIAATNAIAGFLLDGMGYKAKVDTLAVPITFGGLKDGQVDVFLGNWMPAQQGFYDKFVATGDVTQLAKNLDGTEFTLAVPDYVWDAGVHNFADLNKYADKFDKKIYGIGSGAPANISLQEIIKKNDFDLGQWKLIESSEQAMLAEVSRAVKKQKFVTFLGWTPHPMNVQLKMHYLKGGEKYFGDTGSVFTLTRKGYAEACPNVGKLLSNLSFTQEMENSIMAEVVNKKVSNADAVKAWIKANPAVLDKWLDGVKTADGKEALAAVKAKL comes from the coding sequence ATGCGCAAGTTATCCACAGCACTGACGATTGGCCTGCTGGCCCTGGGCAGCGCCTCGGCATTCGCCGAGCAAAGCTGCGAAACGGTGAAAATGGCCGATCCGGGCTGGAGCGACATCGCCGCAACCAACGCCATCGCCGGTTTTTTGCTCGACGGCATGGGCTACAAGGCCAAGGTCGACACCCTCGCGGTGCCGATCACCTTCGGCGGCTTGAAGGACGGTCAGGTCGATGTGTTCCTCGGTAACTGGATGCCGGCGCAGCAGGGCTTCTACGACAAATTCGTCGCCACCGGCGACGTGACGCAACTGGCGAAGAACCTCGACGGCACCGAATTCACCCTGGCGGTACCGGACTACGTGTGGGACGCCGGTGTGCACAACTTTGCCGACCTGAACAAATACGCCGACAAATTCGACAAGAAGATCTACGGCATCGGTTCCGGCGCGCCTGCGAACATCTCGCTGCAGGAGATCATCAAGAAGAACGACTTCGACCTCGGTCAGTGGAAGCTGATCGAGTCCAGCGAGCAGGCGATGCTCGCCGAAGTTTCGCGGGCGGTGAAGAAACAGAAATTCGTCACCTTCCTCGGCTGGACCCCGCACCCGATGAACGTGCAGTTGAAGATGCATTACCTGAAGGGCGGCGAGAAGTATTTCGGCGACACCGGCAGCGTGTTCACCCTGACGCGCAAGGGCTACGCCGAGGCCTGCCCGAATGTGGGCAAGTTGCTGAGCAACCTGTCATTCACCCAGGAAATGGAGAACAGCATCATGGCTGAGGTGGTGAACAAGAAGGTCAGCAATGCCGATGCGGTGAAGGCGTGGATCAAGGCCAATCCGGCGGTACTGGATAAATGGCTGGACGGGGTCAAAACTGCCGATGGCAAAGAAGCGTTGGCGGCGGTGAAAGCCAAGCTCTGA
- the betC gene encoding choline-sulfatase, translated as MKRKNILFIMADQMAAPMLPIYGPSPIKLPNLSRLAAQGVVFDAAYCNSPLCAPSRFTLVSGQLPSKIGAYDNAADFPADIPTYAHYLRRLGYRTALSGKMHFCGPDQLHGYEERLTSDIYPADYGWAVNWDEPDVRPSWYHNMSSVLQAGPCVRTNQLDFDEEVVFRAQQYLFDHIREDGDQPFCLTVSMTHPHDPYTIPKAFWDLYDDNDIPLPTTPDQHSLDPHSQRLLKVYDLWDKPLPVDKIRDARRAYFGACSYIDANVGKLLQTLDETGLIDDTIIVFSGDHGDMLGEKGLWYKMHWFEMAARVPLLISAPGQFAASRVSAAVSTADLLPTFVELAGGTLEPGLPLDGRSLVAHLQGQGGHDEVFGEYMAEGTISPLMMIRRGAYKFIYSESDPCLLFDVHNDPRECEELSQSPQYRPLFDDFLAEARAKWDISAIHRDVLASQRRRRFVAEALTLGKLKSWDHQPLVDASQQYMRNHIDLDDLERKARYPQPCQNQ; from the coding sequence ATGAAGCGCAAGAACATTCTTTTCATCATGGCCGATCAAATGGCCGCGCCAATGTTGCCGATCTACGGCCCCTCGCCGATCAAACTGCCGAATCTTTCGCGCCTCGCTGCGCAAGGCGTGGTGTTCGATGCCGCTTACTGCAACAGTCCGTTGTGCGCGCCGTCGCGCTTCACCTTGGTCAGCGGCCAGTTGCCGAGCAAGATCGGCGCCTACGACAACGCCGCCGATTTCCCCGCCGACATTCCGACCTACGCCCACTACCTGCGTCGCCTCGGCTACCGCACCGCGCTGTCGGGCAAGATGCATTTCTGCGGCCCGGATCAACTGCACGGCTATGAAGAACGCCTGACCAGCGATATCTACCCGGCCGACTACGGCTGGGCGGTGAACTGGGACGAACCGGACGTGCGCCCGAGCTGGTATCACAACATGTCCTCGGTACTGCAGGCAGGGCCGTGCGTGCGCACCAATCAGCTCGACTTCGATGAAGAGGTGGTGTTCAGGGCTCAGCAGTATCTGTTCGACCATATCCGCGAGGACGGCGACCAGCCGTTCTGCCTGACCGTGTCGATGACCCACCCACACGACCCGTACACGATTCCCAAGGCGTTCTGGGATTTGTATGACGACAATGACATCCCTCTGCCGACAACCCCGGATCAACATTCCCTCGATCCCCACTCGCAACGCCTGCTCAAGGTCTACGACCTGTGGGATAAGCCATTGCCTGTGGATAAGATCCGCGACGCACGCCGGGCGTACTTCGGGGCGTGCAGCTATATCGACGCCAACGTCGGCAAACTCCTGCAAACCCTCGATGAAACCGGGTTGATCGATGACACCATCATTGTCTTCTCCGGTGACCACGGCGACATGCTTGGCGAGAAGGGCCTCTGGTACAAAATGCACTGGTTTGAGATGGCCGCGCGGGTGCCACTGCTGATCAGTGCACCGGGGCAGTTCGCCGCCTCCCGGGTCAGCGCCGCCGTGTCCACTGCCGACCTGTTACCGACCTTTGTCGAGCTGGCCGGTGGCACCCTGGAACCAGGCCTGCCGCTGGATGGGCGTTCACTGGTAGCGCATCTGCAAGGGCAGGGCGGACACGACGAAGTGTTTGGCGAATACATGGCCGAAGGCACGATCAGCCCGTTGATGATGATCCGGCGCGGTGCGTACAAATTTATCTACAGTGAAAGCGACCCTTGTCTGCTCTTCGACGTGCACAACGATCCGCGTGAATGCGAAGAACTCAGCCAGTCGCCGCAATATCGCCCACTGTTCGACGATTTTCTCGCCGAAGCGCGAGCCAAGTGGGACATTTCGGCGATCCACCGCGATGTGCTCGCCAGCCAGCGTCGCCGTCGTTTTGTTGCCGAGGCGCTGACCCTCGGCAAGCTGAAGAGCTGGGATCACCAGCCGCTGGTGGACGCCAGTCAGCAGTACATGCGCAACCACATCGACCTCGACGATCTGGAGCGCAAGGCCCGTTATCCACAACCCTGCCAAAACCAATAA
- a CDS encoding M16 family metallopeptidase: MRCLLFACLLLGSLPAFAVDRFQVEGYALPNGLQLLLKPGTERGHVAIRLVVGVGLDDFDCDEKELPHLLEHLLFSGVDATGEGGLEERMQALGGEWNAFTSNADTTFVIEAPAKNQRKVLDLLLDLLTQTRIDDNAINAAKRVVEREDGGHYTRLQRFLDRQDLGHTASNQLAVELGLKCPQRAEVGHLTQQQLEKVRKTWYAPNNMSLIVVGELDKLLPAYLERTWGALEAVDPAEHRELPDIRTSAAHERTLTRGVIGDSAKLHWLVPEPVLDDQYDETFDILKDYLDWALYRQIRLNHGLSYGPWAEREVFGGVGFMSLNADVDRDDVAEAQQVLKDLKADLLKNGLDPDTFARIKQAAIAHQAWAVQGNSAMADYYWSALGDYEDGRFANPARELQGVTLETANKAMRELLLQPGYLRIEKPLLSDDEVLWLIAGGLGVVLLVLIGWRLRRRKPVEH, encoded by the coding sequence ATGCGTTGCCTGTTGTTCGCCTGTCTGTTGCTCGGTTCCCTGCCCGCCTTCGCCGTTGATCGATTTCAGGTCGAAGGCTATGCGCTGCCTAACGGTTTGCAGCTGTTGCTCAAGCCGGGCACCGAACGCGGGCACGTGGCGATCCGCCTGGTGGTGGGCGTCGGTCTCGACGATTTCGATTGCGATGAAAAAGAGCTGCCGCATCTGCTCGAGCACCTGCTGTTCAGCGGCGTCGACGCCACTGGCGAAGGTGGCCTCGAGGAGCGCATGCAGGCGCTGGGCGGCGAGTGGAACGCGTTTACCAGCAACGCCGACACCACGTTCGTCATCGAGGCCCCGGCGAAGAACCAGCGCAAGGTCCTCGACCTGCTGCTCGACCTGCTGACCCAGACCCGCATCGACGACAACGCGATCAACGCCGCCAAACGCGTGGTCGAGCGCGAAGACGGTGGCCATTACACGCGCCTGCAACGCTTCCTCGACCGCCAGGATCTGGGCCACACCGCGAGCAATCAACTGGCAGTGGAGCTGGGCTTGAAATGCCCGCAACGGGCCGAGGTCGGTCACCTGACCCAGCAGCAACTGGAGAAGGTGCGCAAGACCTGGTATGCGCCGAACAACATGTCCCTGATCGTCGTCGGCGAGCTCGACAAACTGCTGCCGGCCTATCTGGAACGTACCTGGGGCGCACTTGAAGCGGTGGACCCGGCCGAACACCGTGAGCTGCCGGACATCCGCACCAGCGCCGCCCATGAGCGCACCCTCACCCGTGGCGTCATCGGCGACAGCGCCAAGTTGCACTGGCTGGTGCCGGAGCCGGTGCTGGACGATCAGTACGACGAGACGTTCGACATTCTCAAGGACTACCTCGACTGGGCACTGTACCGGCAGATTCGTCTGAACCACGGCTTGTCCTACGGGCCGTGGGCCGAGCGCGAAGTGTTTGGCGGAGTCGGCTTCATGAGCCTCAACGCCGACGTGGATCGCGATGACGTCGCTGAAGCCCAGCAGGTGCTGAAAGACCTCAAGGCCGACCTGCTGAAAAACGGCCTCGATCCCGACACCTTCGCCCGGATCAAACAGGCTGCCATCGCCCATCAGGCCTGGGCGGTGCAAGGCAACAGCGCGATGGCTGATTACTACTGGAGCGCGCTGGGCGACTACGAGGACGGGCGTTTTGCCAATCCTGCCCGGGAGCTGCAAGGCGTGACGCTGGAAACGGCGAACAAGGCCATGCGCGAATTGCTGTTGCAGCCGGGGTATCTGCGGATCGAGAAACCGTTGCTGAGTGATGATGAGGTGCTTTGGCTGATTGCCGGTGGTTTGGGCGTGGTGTTGCTGGTGCTGATTGGCTGGCGCCTGCGCCGCCGCAAGCCAGTCGAACATTGA
- a CDS encoding NAD(P)-dependent oxidoreductase — translation MKNAETPTVKVVLYGAMASLGGALMAELLRRQHEVIAILDDLNVLAPRPGLRTKSGDLFDAERVNQSVAGSSAVICLLDAPGLPFSSDHVERSVVLGPVEQVLAVDALVDGLQAANVSRLFLVGNFAVLDEPDLDDGLQRHAAEEIREALQSSPLQWTLVNAPHGVAGLTIEHFSQVGGNLEPGLAEPLERLNRVAVGIADELRLNLHVGQHVNFVATSDT, via the coding sequence ATGAAAAATGCCGAAACCCCGACGGTGAAAGTGGTGCTGTATGGTGCCATGGCCAGCCTGGGCGGCGCGTTGATGGCTGAATTGCTGCGCAGGCAGCACGAAGTCATCGCGATTCTCGACGATTTGAACGTGCTCGCGCCACGTCCCGGCCTGCGCACCAAGAGCGGCGATCTGTTCGACGCCGAGCGGGTCAATCAAAGCGTAGCGGGCAGCTCGGCGGTGATCTGTCTGCTGGACGCGCCGGGCCTGCCGTTCAGCAGCGACCATGTGGAGCGGTCCGTGGTGCTCGGGCCGGTGGAACAGGTGCTGGCAGTCGATGCGTTGGTCGACGGCCTGCAGGCGGCCAACGTGTCACGGCTGTTTCTGGTAGGGAATTTTGCCGTCCTCGACGAACCGGATCTGGATGACGGGCTGCAACGCCACGCCGCCGAAGAAATCCGCGAAGCCCTGCAAAGCAGCCCACTGCAATGGACGCTGGTGAACGCGCCACACGGTGTAGCGGGGCTGACCATCGAGCATTTCAGCCAGGTCGGCGGCAATCTTGAGCCGGGGCTGGCGGAACCGCTGGAACGGCTGAACCGGGTCGCGGTGGGGATTGCCGATGAGCTGCGGCTGAATCTGCATGTCGGGCAGCATGTTAATTTTGTGGCGACGTCAGATACGTAA
- a CDS encoding choline sulfate utilization transcriptional regulator, with protein sequence MYEALGNLSLDLLRAFEAAARHRSFTAAAVELGTTQPAISQQIKRLEEQLGARLFDRIYRGIELTEGGTLLFEQVQLGLQHIDAGLSAISTQQQHEVLQVATDFAFAAYWLMPRLHRFHEANPQVDVSLVTSERNHNMLRTDIDVAILFGDGRFKQGESHWLFSEEVFPVCSPQLLKDRPLPLPAQALLEFPLLHLRGENSSNWFDWSGLFRELGITTPPAPGQLRFDNYTLLIQAAIGGQGVAIGWRHLVDNLLSQGLLCRPIAETTLSRLGYYVVLPQRKRRGALIQQFVDWLMAEQTSSAESLTGMALPSIAV encoded by the coding sequence ATGTATGAAGCCCTCGGTAATCTGTCCCTCGATCTGTTGCGTGCTTTCGAAGCGGCGGCGCGCCATCGCAGCTTTACCGCTGCGGCGGTAGAGCTTGGCACCACGCAGCCGGCGATCAGCCAACAGATCAAGCGTCTGGAAGAACAACTGGGGGCGCGGCTGTTTGACCGGATCTACCGGGGCATCGAACTGACCGAGGGCGGGACCCTTCTGTTCGAGCAGGTTCAGCTCGGTTTGCAGCATATCGATGCAGGGTTGAGCGCGATCAGCACACAACAGCAGCATGAGGTGTTGCAGGTCGCCACCGACTTCGCCTTTGCTGCGTACTGGCTGATGCCGCGCCTGCATCGCTTCCACGAAGCCAATCCGCAGGTCGACGTCAGCCTGGTGACCAGCGAACGCAACCACAACATGCTGCGCACCGACATCGATGTCGCAATCTTGTTTGGCGACGGGCGCTTCAAGCAGGGCGAAAGCCATTGGCTGTTCAGCGAAGAAGTGTTCCCGGTGTGCAGCCCGCAATTGCTCAAGGACCGGCCCCTGCCCTTGCCCGCCCAGGCGTTGCTGGAGTTTCCGCTGCTGCACCTGCGCGGTGAAAACAGCAGCAACTGGTTTGACTGGAGCGGACTGTTCCGCGAACTGGGCATCACTACCCCGCCGGCACCCGGGCAATTGCGTTTCGACAATTACACGCTGTTGATTCAAGCGGCGATTGGCGGCCAGGGTGTCGCCATCGGCTGGCGGCACCTTGTGGATAACTTGCTGAGCCAGGGCTTGCTGTGCCGGCCTATCGCCGAGACCACCCTGTCGCGTCTGGGGTATTACGTGGTGCTGCCGCAACGCAAACGTCGTGGTGCGTTGATTCAACAGTTTGTCGACTGGTTGATGGCCGAGCAGACCAGCAGCGCCGAATCCCTGACGGGCATGGCGCTCCCGTCGATTGCGGTTTGA
- a CDS encoding GFA family protein, translating to MGELHSGGCHCGHIRYQFSGPLHDIAHCHCSICRKVSGGIVTTWITLPAASFQWLAGTPSRYDSSNSCARYFCPQCGAQLALVTLLSPESIDVTIATLDHPERAPAERHIWTDSQLPWLHLDEQLPGEPQETLQVYQSPIKK from the coding sequence ATGGGTGAATTGCACAGCGGTGGCTGCCACTGCGGACACATCCGCTATCAGTTCAGCGGGCCATTGCACGACATTGCCCACTGCCACTGCTCAATCTGCCGCAAGGTCAGCGGCGGCATCGTCACCACATGGATCACGCTGCCGGCGGCCAGCTTCCAGTGGCTGGCCGGGACGCCGTCGCGCTATGACTCGTCGAACAGTTGCGCGCGATATTTCTGCCCGCAGTGCGGCGCGCAGCTGGCGCTGGTGACCCTGCTCAGCCCCGAAAGCATTGATGTGACCATCGCCACGCTGGATCACCCGGAGCGGGCGCCGGCCGAGCGGCATATCTGGACCGACAGTCAGTTGCCCTGGCTGCACTTGGACGAGCAGTTGCCGGGCGAGCCGCAAGAAACCCTGCAGGTTTACCAAAGCCCGATCAAAAAATAG